In Leptodactylus fuscus isolate aLepFus1 chromosome 2, aLepFus1.hap2, whole genome shotgun sequence, one genomic interval encodes:
- the INTS4 gene encoding integrator complex subunit 4 isoform X2: MAAHLKKRVYEEFTKVVQQPIEDLSAKKLRLTKPSKSAALHIDLCKATSPADALQYLLQFARKPVEAESVEGVVRILLEHYYKENETSVRLKIASLLGLLCKTSGFCPDSIVDDVISTLQNEKSHQVLAQLLDTLLEIGIKLVDAAPIRTRLVDVAYKYLSDTSHGVRNKCLQLLGCLGAVDKTPSKDAEGAVAKDVQKIIGEYFNDQDPRVRTAAIKAMLQLHERGLKLQQVLYSQACKLLTDDYEQVRSAAVELVWVLSQLYPESIVPIPSSNEEIRLVDEAFGKVCHMASDGSWMVRVQACKLLGSMQQVSPHFLEQTLDKKLMSDLRRKRTAHERAKELYSSGEFSSGRKWGDDAPREELDTEAVNLIESGACGAFVHGLEDEMYEVRIAAVESLCLLARSSRPFAEKCLDFLVDMFNDEIEEVRLQSIHTMRKISDNITLREDQLDTILAVLEDSSRDIREALHELLCCTNVSTKECIHLALVELLKNLSKYPTDRDSIWKCLKFLGSRHPTLVLSLVPELLSTHPFFDTPEPDMDDPAYIAVLVLIFNAAKTCPTMPALFSDHTFRHYAYLRDSLSHLVPALTLPGVRWSWIPDLERQSPSEDPSQQFLQNSLERVHNLQSLDIQGTQELLEFTIRDLQRIGELQSELAGMADFSATYLRCHLLLIKALNEKLWSLAAPLYVKQNSLAATAVKQILEETYKMEFMYSGLENRQVAIIHHMRLQANALQLLITARTTKGEEPLFSMCKQFLQEVDLFQRCFISELPHMQDSFVDKLLDLMPRLVNSKPLEMVKILQTSLRQSSFLRLTLPEQIHRASAHIIEPAAESDNPIRFTSGLVVALDVDATLEHVQEPQSVVKVQVVYPDGQVQIIHPKPADFRNPGPGRHRLITQVYLSHTAWTEPCQIEVSLLLAYSSSRSKVFTSSKTAWGETTDSSPLPESSIEGTLPFSKPVKVFLMPKPARR, encoded by the exons CAGCCGATTGAAGATCTCTCTGCAAAGAAACTCCGCCTGACCAAACCGAGTAAGTCGGCCGCGCTCCACATTGACCTGTGCAAGGCCACGTCACCGGCGGACGCCCTGCAATACCTGCTGCAATTTGCGCGCAAGCCGGTGGAGGCCGAGAGCGTGGAAGGCGTGGTCCGCATCCTGCTAGAGCATTACTACAAG GAGAATGAGACATCAGTGAGGCTGAAGATCGCGTCTCTGCTGGGCCTGTTGTGTAAGACGTCGGGGTTCTGTCCGGACTCCATAGTGGATGACgtgatcagtacactgcagaATGAAA AGTCTCATCAGGTTCTGGCACAACTGCTGGACACCTTGTTAGAGATTGGGATCAAACTGGTGGACGCTGCACCCATCCGGACCAGACTGGTGGATGTGGCCTACAAG TATCTCTCAGACACGTCTCACGGTGTCAGGAACAAATGTCTGCAGCTTCTCGGCTGTCTTGGAGCTGTAGATAAAACCCCTTCAAAAGACGCAGAAGGAGCCGTGGCCAAAGACGTACAGAAGATTATCGGAGAGTATTTCAACGATCAGGACCCCCGTGTCAGGACGGCTGCTATAAAGGCCATG ttGCAGCTGCACGAGAGAGGCCTGAAGCTGCAGCAAGTCTTGTACAGTCAG GCCTGTAAGCTGCTGACGGACGATTACGAGCAAGTGCGCAGCGCGGCCGTGGAGCTGGTCTGGGTGCTGAGTCAGCTGTATCCAGAAAG CATCGTTCCTATCCCGTCCTCCAATGAAGAGATCCGCCTGGTGGACGAAGCCTTCGGGAAGGTCTGTCACATGGCCAGCGATGGCTCTTGGATGGTTAGGGTTCAGGCCTGCAAACTGCTG GGATCCATGCAGCAGGTTAGCCCGCACTTTTTGGAGCAGACTTTGGATAAGAAGCTCATGTCGGACCTGAGG AGGAAGCGAACAGCTCATGAACGTGCCAAAGAGCTGTACAGCTCCGGGGAGTTCTCCAGCGGCCGAAAATGGGGCGATGACGCCCCCCGGGAGGAGCTGGACACTGAAGCTGTGAACCTGATCGAGTCCGGGGCTTGTGGAGCGTTTGTACATGGACTGGAGGATGAGATGTATG AGGTGAGGATCGCGGCGGTGGAGTCCTTGTGCCTCCTGGCTCGCTCCTCTCGCCCCTTTGCAGAGAAGTGCTTGGATTTCCTGGTGGACATGTTCAATGATGAGATAGAAGAAGTGCGGTTGCAGTCTATTCACACCATGCGCAAGATCTCCGACAACATCACCCTGCGGGAGGACCAGCTGGACACCATCCTGGCCGTGCTCGAG GACTCCTCCCGGGACATTCGTGAAGCTTTACATGAGCTGCTGTGCTGTACCAATGTCTCCACGAAGGAGTGCATCCACCTCGCCCTGGTGgagctgctgaagaacctctcCAAGTACCCCACCGACCGCGACTCCATCTGGAA ATGTCTGAAGTTTCTGGGCAGCCGGCACCCCACCCTGGTCCTGTCCCTGGTGCCCGAGCTGCTCAGCACACACCCGTTCTTCGATACACCAGAACCTGACATGGATGATCCGGCCT ATATTGCCGTCTTGGTTTTGATTTTCAACGCAGCAAAGACCTGCCCCACCATGCCGGCCCTGTTCTCCGACCACACGTTCCGTCACTATGCCTACCTGCGGGACAGCCTGTCGCATCTGGTGCCAGCTCTGACT CTGCCCGGTGTGAGGTGGTCCTGGATCCCAGATCTGGAGCGTCAGTCTCCTTCTGAGGACCCTTCGCAGCAGTTTCTGCAGAACAGCCTGGAGAGAGTCCACAACCTGCAAAGTCTGGATATCCAGGGGACGCAGGAACTTCTCGAGTTCACCATCAG AGACCTGCAGAGAATCGGAGAACTGCAGTCCGAGCTGGCCGGTATGGCGGATTTCTCTGCAACCTACCTGCGCTGTCACCTGCTGCTTATCAAG GCGTTGAATGAGAAGTTATGGAGTCTGGCAGCGCCCCTTTACGTGAAGCAGAACTCTCTGGCTGCCACGGCCGTCAAACAG ATCTTGGAAGAAACGTACAAGATGGAGTTCATGTACAGCGGGCTGGAGAACCGACAAGTGGCCATCATACATCACATGAGGTTACAGGCAAATGCCCTCCAGCTCCTGATAACAGCGCGCACCACCaaagg ggaggAGCCGCTCTTCAGCATGTGCAAGCAGTTTTTGCAGGAGGTTGATTTATTCCAGAG GTGCTTCATCTCAGAGCTCCCCCACATGCAGGACAGTTTTGTGGACAAGTTACTGGACCTTATGCCTCGACTGGTGAACTCCAAACCCTTAGAGATGGTGAAGATCCTGCAGACGTCACTGAGGCAAAGCAGCTTCCTGCGGCTGACTCTTCCTGAGCAG ATTCACAGAGCCTCGGCGCACATCATAGAGCCGGCGGCAGAGTCTGATAACCCGATCCGCTTCACCTCTGGTTTGGTTGTAGCCTTGGATGTTGACGCGACACTAGAACATGTCCAGGAACCACAGAGCGTTGTGAAGGTCCAG GTTGTGTACCCCGACGGGCAGGTTCAGATTATCCATCCTAAACCCGCAGACTTCCGTAATCCCGGACCAGGGCGGCATCGCCTCATCACACAGGTGTATCTGTCCCATACAGCCTGGACAG AGCCCTGTCAGATTGAAGTCAGCCTCCTCCTCGCCTACAGCTCCAGCCGAAGCAAAGTGTTCACCTCCTCTAAGACGGCCTGGGGGGAGACTACAGACTCCTCGCCCCTCCCAGAGAGCAGCATCGAGGGGACACTGCCCTTCAGCAAACCCGTCAAAGTCTTCCTGATGCCCAAACCTGCAAGGCGGTGA
- the INTS4 gene encoding integrator complex subunit 4 isoform X1, producing the protein MAAHLKKRVYEEFTKVVQQQPIEDLSAKKLRLTKPSKSAALHIDLCKATSPADALQYLLQFARKPVEAESVEGVVRILLEHYYKENETSVRLKIASLLGLLCKTSGFCPDSIVDDVISTLQNEKSHQVLAQLLDTLLEIGIKLVDAAPIRTRLVDVAYKYLSDTSHGVRNKCLQLLGCLGAVDKTPSKDAEGAVAKDVQKIIGEYFNDQDPRVRTAAIKAMLQLHERGLKLQQVLYSQACKLLTDDYEQVRSAAVELVWVLSQLYPESIVPIPSSNEEIRLVDEAFGKVCHMASDGSWMVRVQACKLLGSMQQVSPHFLEQTLDKKLMSDLRRKRTAHERAKELYSSGEFSSGRKWGDDAPREELDTEAVNLIESGACGAFVHGLEDEMYEVRIAAVESLCLLARSSRPFAEKCLDFLVDMFNDEIEEVRLQSIHTMRKISDNITLREDQLDTILAVLEDSSRDIREALHELLCCTNVSTKECIHLALVELLKNLSKYPTDRDSIWKCLKFLGSRHPTLVLSLVPELLSTHPFFDTPEPDMDDPAYIAVLVLIFNAAKTCPTMPALFSDHTFRHYAYLRDSLSHLVPALTLPGVRWSWIPDLERQSPSEDPSQQFLQNSLERVHNLQSLDIQGTQELLEFTIRDLQRIGELQSELAGMADFSATYLRCHLLLIKALNEKLWSLAAPLYVKQNSLAATAVKQILEETYKMEFMYSGLENRQVAIIHHMRLQANALQLLITARTTKGEEPLFSMCKQFLQEVDLFQRCFISELPHMQDSFVDKLLDLMPRLVNSKPLEMVKILQTSLRQSSFLRLTLPEQIHRASAHIIEPAAESDNPIRFTSGLVVALDVDATLEHVQEPQSVVKVQVVYPDGQVQIIHPKPADFRNPGPGRHRLITQVYLSHTAWTEPCQIEVSLLLAYSSSRSKVFTSSKTAWGETTDSSPLPESSIEGTLPFSKPVKVFLMPKPARR; encoded by the exons CAGCAGCCGATTGAAGATCTCTCTGCAAAGAAACTCCGCCTGACCAAACCGAGTAAGTCGGCCGCGCTCCACATTGACCTGTGCAAGGCCACGTCACCGGCGGACGCCCTGCAATACCTGCTGCAATTTGCGCGCAAGCCGGTGGAGGCCGAGAGCGTGGAAGGCGTGGTCCGCATCCTGCTAGAGCATTACTACAAG GAGAATGAGACATCAGTGAGGCTGAAGATCGCGTCTCTGCTGGGCCTGTTGTGTAAGACGTCGGGGTTCTGTCCGGACTCCATAGTGGATGACgtgatcagtacactgcagaATGAAA AGTCTCATCAGGTTCTGGCACAACTGCTGGACACCTTGTTAGAGATTGGGATCAAACTGGTGGACGCTGCACCCATCCGGACCAGACTGGTGGATGTGGCCTACAAG TATCTCTCAGACACGTCTCACGGTGTCAGGAACAAATGTCTGCAGCTTCTCGGCTGTCTTGGAGCTGTAGATAAAACCCCTTCAAAAGACGCAGAAGGAGCCGTGGCCAAAGACGTACAGAAGATTATCGGAGAGTATTTCAACGATCAGGACCCCCGTGTCAGGACGGCTGCTATAAAGGCCATG ttGCAGCTGCACGAGAGAGGCCTGAAGCTGCAGCAAGTCTTGTACAGTCAG GCCTGTAAGCTGCTGACGGACGATTACGAGCAAGTGCGCAGCGCGGCCGTGGAGCTGGTCTGGGTGCTGAGTCAGCTGTATCCAGAAAG CATCGTTCCTATCCCGTCCTCCAATGAAGAGATCCGCCTGGTGGACGAAGCCTTCGGGAAGGTCTGTCACATGGCCAGCGATGGCTCTTGGATGGTTAGGGTTCAGGCCTGCAAACTGCTG GGATCCATGCAGCAGGTTAGCCCGCACTTTTTGGAGCAGACTTTGGATAAGAAGCTCATGTCGGACCTGAGG AGGAAGCGAACAGCTCATGAACGTGCCAAAGAGCTGTACAGCTCCGGGGAGTTCTCCAGCGGCCGAAAATGGGGCGATGACGCCCCCCGGGAGGAGCTGGACACTGAAGCTGTGAACCTGATCGAGTCCGGGGCTTGTGGAGCGTTTGTACATGGACTGGAGGATGAGATGTATG AGGTGAGGATCGCGGCGGTGGAGTCCTTGTGCCTCCTGGCTCGCTCCTCTCGCCCCTTTGCAGAGAAGTGCTTGGATTTCCTGGTGGACATGTTCAATGATGAGATAGAAGAAGTGCGGTTGCAGTCTATTCACACCATGCGCAAGATCTCCGACAACATCACCCTGCGGGAGGACCAGCTGGACACCATCCTGGCCGTGCTCGAG GACTCCTCCCGGGACATTCGTGAAGCTTTACATGAGCTGCTGTGCTGTACCAATGTCTCCACGAAGGAGTGCATCCACCTCGCCCTGGTGgagctgctgaagaacctctcCAAGTACCCCACCGACCGCGACTCCATCTGGAA ATGTCTGAAGTTTCTGGGCAGCCGGCACCCCACCCTGGTCCTGTCCCTGGTGCCCGAGCTGCTCAGCACACACCCGTTCTTCGATACACCAGAACCTGACATGGATGATCCGGCCT ATATTGCCGTCTTGGTTTTGATTTTCAACGCAGCAAAGACCTGCCCCACCATGCCGGCCCTGTTCTCCGACCACACGTTCCGTCACTATGCCTACCTGCGGGACAGCCTGTCGCATCTGGTGCCAGCTCTGACT CTGCCCGGTGTGAGGTGGTCCTGGATCCCAGATCTGGAGCGTCAGTCTCCTTCTGAGGACCCTTCGCAGCAGTTTCTGCAGAACAGCCTGGAGAGAGTCCACAACCTGCAAAGTCTGGATATCCAGGGGACGCAGGAACTTCTCGAGTTCACCATCAG AGACCTGCAGAGAATCGGAGAACTGCAGTCCGAGCTGGCCGGTATGGCGGATTTCTCTGCAACCTACCTGCGCTGTCACCTGCTGCTTATCAAG GCGTTGAATGAGAAGTTATGGAGTCTGGCAGCGCCCCTTTACGTGAAGCAGAACTCTCTGGCTGCCACGGCCGTCAAACAG ATCTTGGAAGAAACGTACAAGATGGAGTTCATGTACAGCGGGCTGGAGAACCGACAAGTGGCCATCATACATCACATGAGGTTACAGGCAAATGCCCTCCAGCTCCTGATAACAGCGCGCACCACCaaagg ggaggAGCCGCTCTTCAGCATGTGCAAGCAGTTTTTGCAGGAGGTTGATTTATTCCAGAG GTGCTTCATCTCAGAGCTCCCCCACATGCAGGACAGTTTTGTGGACAAGTTACTGGACCTTATGCCTCGACTGGTGAACTCCAAACCCTTAGAGATGGTGAAGATCCTGCAGACGTCACTGAGGCAAAGCAGCTTCCTGCGGCTGACTCTTCCTGAGCAG ATTCACAGAGCCTCGGCGCACATCATAGAGCCGGCGGCAGAGTCTGATAACCCGATCCGCTTCACCTCTGGTTTGGTTGTAGCCTTGGATGTTGACGCGACACTAGAACATGTCCAGGAACCACAGAGCGTTGTGAAGGTCCAG GTTGTGTACCCCGACGGGCAGGTTCAGATTATCCATCCTAAACCCGCAGACTTCCGTAATCCCGGACCAGGGCGGCATCGCCTCATCACACAGGTGTATCTGTCCCATACAGCCTGGACAG AGCCCTGTCAGATTGAAGTCAGCCTCCTCCTCGCCTACAGCTCCAGCCGAAGCAAAGTGTTCACCTCCTCTAAGACGGCCTGGGGGGAGACTACAGACTCCTCGCCCCTCCCAGAGAGCAGCATCGAGGGGACACTGCCCTTCAGCAAACCCGTCAAAGTCTTCCTGATGCCCAAACCTGCAAGGCGGTGA